The window CCACCAAAGACCATCGCCTCATCGGCCACTGGTCGACCGATTGGGGTCATCTGCCCACCCATCCCGATTGGCGAAAGGATCTCCGTTTTCGAAAGGCCCTCCTCCATATGCTTTCGGAGACGACCACCCGGACCCTGCCCCACGACACCTACCCGATCCGAATCGACCGGGGATCGGTCACCCCTGGCACGGTCTTCTTCGTCTCGGAATCCCATGCCGGGGTGATCGGTTCGGTGATCCTCGATGGAAGCACGGTCCATCCCCTTCAGACCTGGGAAGCCACCTCTCCTGCGAGGATTCAAAAATTGAGCGGAAGAGACTTCTTGATGCCCAGGCCGGAATCTACGGCCTTCTCCGGATTGGTCAAATTTCGATGGCCGATCCTAAACCAGGGGAGATGGGAATATCTCCCTGTGGCTAAACATCCCCACTTTTCGTTGGAACAGTACCTTGCCGACTTTTATGAGGTCACCTCCGATTTCGTGGAGGCGGTGGCCCGACGAATCGACCCGACCGATTACGATCCCAAAGGGAGGGTCGAAAAACTCATCGCGACGGCCACCCGCTATCTCTTGGAGAGGGTTCCCGTGGTCCTCGAGGGATACCGGAGATGCCGAAAAGGAGGGTGTCCGGAGGGTTCCAACCTTTGGGAAATCTACAGCACCCCGGGCCGGGACGGGAGGATCCTATTGCTCATGGACCATCTCCAGAGACTGATCGAAGCCTCCGACCTGGACCGGGAGGCGATCAAAGAGCACATGGAGGCGATCTCCCTCCCGATCCAGAAGGGCCAATCCATCACCTTTTACCATGTCTTTCAAAATTACCTCTGGCTCTCCCCCCATCCCGGTGACTCGGTCGAGGCGAGGTGGGGGCTCCGGAAATGCGACATGATCTCCTCCCAGATCGAGGCGATTAAGAGGACCATCGCCTTCATCGAGCGGACGTATCGAAGAAGGGATCCCAAATACGCCGATTTTGCAATCGGACAGCAGCAGGAGAATCTGAAAAGGCTCCAAGAGGAATGGATCCGGTCGGATTGTAAAACCTCCCGGGGGGAGACCCATAGGAAGGCGGGGAGATGAGAAGAGGCCTTCTCGTCACAGAAAATATTTCACGATGTCGATGTGGTATTTGTGGGGATCCAGCGTTCGGACGATGCTCCGCTTAAAGCCTCCCCCGTTCCTTTCGGTGAGATCGACCAGTTCCTTCTTCGCCTTTCCCCTCGGATCCCGATCGATCAGGAGCACCTGAGGACGGTCCATCCATTGAGGGTCAGGGTTGGGTTTGAAGACGACCCCGAGCTCGTTCGTGTCGAGGAGGACCAGGGAACCGATCGGATAGATGCCCACCAGGCCGATAAACATCTTGAGCAGGACCGCGTCGAAATGGATCTCCCGCTCCCTCAGCATGATCGCCAGGGCCTGCTCGGGCGTGTAAGGAACCTTTTTGTAAACCCGGGGAGTGGTCATCGCATCGTAGGCGTCGGCGATCTGGATGATCCGTCCAAAAAGGCTCATCTTCTTCTTACGGAAGAGCTTAGGATAGCCAGAGAGGTCGTTCTTCAGATGGTGGTCGAAGACCCCGATCACCATCCTCGGATTCACCTCCCCCAGTTGTTTCAGATTGAGGATGATCTCCACCCCCATCAGAGGATGCCGCTTCATCAGGCCCCATTCTTCCTCGTCCAGGCCTGAGGGTTTGTTCAAGATTTCGAGCGGGATCTTCGACTTCCCGATGTCGTGAAGCATGGCCGTGATGCCCAGTTCGCTCAAGGCCCCTCGGGTCAGCCCAAGTCTCCTCCCCATGGCCATCGAATAAATCGACACATTGACGGAGTGGTTAAAGGTATACTCGTCGTAATCCTTGATCGTGGCCACCCCCAACAAGATGGACTCATCCTCCATGACCAGATGAACCGCCTTCCGGACCAGACGCTTCAGTTTCCTGATATCGGCCTGCTGCCTTCCCCGGATATGGGTGACCACCTCTTTGAGAGTTCCGATCGTTTCAAAGAAGACCTTCTTGCCCGCCTCCCAAGGATCCTCTTTCCGGAACCGGTCGGTCCCTTCCTCTCCCTCGAACACTTCAAGGGGTCCAACCTCGAGGGAGTGGATATGGCGGTCTCGTAAGGCTTCGTTGAACAGGCGGGCGTTCTCCTCCCGCCCCTCCTCAAGGCTCATCAGAAGGTAGATGAAGGTCCTCAAGGCCTCTTCGTCCAGAGGCCCGTTGATGTGGACCTCCCCGATGAGCCGTTTCTTCCACTGGCTCATCACGTATTTAAAGCTGTTAAACCCTTCGACCGAATAGCGAAGCCTCTGCTCGTTGAGAAAAAGCTCATCGCCGACGATCTTGAGATGGAGAGATCCCTCCGAGGTGATCAAGGTATTGATCGTCTGAAGGGATTCTTCAAGGAACTGGCTCAGGGCAACGTTTTTCGAATCGTAAATCTGGGAGATTCTCATCAGGACGTGAAACTTGGTGAGGAGTTGATTGCCCAGCCGGGATCGTTCCGAAGGGACCGATTCGGTCTGCCTCGGAGGAGCTTTTACGGGTTGGATCGTCTCGTTCATGCTTCGCACCCGATCTCTACGAAGGAAGGAGCCTTTGGAGGGGTTTAGGTTCCCCCTTCGGTCTCTTGGCCACGCCCCCCTCCGCCTCCTTGGCCCCCAACATCTTTAAAGCATGTTGCGCACAGAGCCTCATCTCCTTCCACTTCCCTCTCTGTAGCCACCTTCTCTTTTTGACGATCTCCTCCAGCATCGGGATCGCCTCCTCAGACCCCGTCTCTCCGAGGGCCCTGAAGAAGGAGGCCTTCTCTTCATAATCCCTCTTGAGGAAGTCCTCCGAGAGGATGATGGCCTGGAGGGGTTTGACCGCCTCTTTCCCGGCGATCTTGGCGAAGGCCAGGGCGGCTTTGATCCTTATTTTCGCAAGGGGATCCTTTAAAAACTTCGACAGGAGATCCTTCGCTGGCTCCCCGCTCTTCAGGAGCAACTGAAGGACCTCCTCTCTCACTTGGCTGTCGGGATGGACGACCAGAGGCCCCAAGTATCTAAGGGCCGAGGGATTCCCGATCCGGCCAAGGATGTAGAGAATATGACGGACTATGAAAGGGTTGGGGTCTGATAAAAACTTGATCAGAGGTTGAAGGTCTGTCTGCGCGAGATGGGCGATCACCTCACAGATCGCCTTTCTCCACCGGCCCGATTCGAGCTTTCCCAGGAGGAGACAGAGCGGCTCCACACTTTTGGGCGTGAGGAGTCGTAGATATTGGAGGATGGCCTCGGCGTCCACCTCCCCCTCTCCAGCCATAAGTTCTCCGATTCGTTCGATCGAAGAGGGCCTTGAGAAGCTATCGAGGATCCGTCGGATGGCAAAGATTTGCCTGTCCTTCAGGACGATCGATTCCATCGTATGGTGAAGTTTCTGCAAAACGGTCGTCGCCTTTCGGATCTCCCCCTTTTCGAGAAAGGATGCGATCGTCCGCTCGAAATAGGCGATCATGTTCTCATAGGCATCGAGATCGTCCCCCAGGTGGAGGAGGATCTCGATGAGGTTGTCGATCACTACATCGTGGTATTCCGTTTCAAATTCCCTCTCCATCTCCCGGGCGAGCTCTCCGATCTCATCTGGGGTGAGCTGGCAGGCCTCTACGAGGGATTGGCCGGGCTGGAGGTTGATCGCCTGTTTCAGCCCTTCGACCCTCAGGCCCTTGGCCCCATCCGGGACCTCCTCCACCAGGGCCGGTTCGTAAGAACCCTCCCCTCGACTTTTAAGTTCCAGACGCCCGGGCCATTCCTCCGGAGAAGCTGGCACAAAGCTTCCTTCGGGATCGATAAATTCGTCCACCACCCCGAAGGTGATATGGGCAAAATCCTTCTCCCAGAGGAGGGTGACGAGGTCGTCTTCCATCCGATTCACCGACTCGCCCTTTCGCACCACCTGCAGAAAATCGACGATCTCGCGAAGCTCCAGGCCCCGGATGAACTTGATCTCCCGGATCCCATCCCGGTAGAAGAAGAATGCCAGGCTCTCTTTGATATCCTGATTTTCATAGACGACTCTCCCCCGGTAAAAGAGCCGGTATTCCCCCACCAGCAGCGGGAAGGAATCGAATTCCTCGAAGTAGTGGTCGAAATCCCTCTTCAAACGTTCCAGGAACTTATTGAGAATCGGATGGTCGGCCTCGTAAAGCCGAAAGGCCTTGACCGTCTGGAGAAAGGTTTGAAGGAGGGCCCGCGTCGCCTTGACGGACCTCTCCTCGAGGAGATCGTCTGATTCTATGGCTGGATCTCTCAACAGGATCTTCTGACTCTCCATGGCCCCCTCTCAACGACGGCCGCTCTCCGAGGTGTCTCCCCTCAAAAAGCGGTCCAACTCCGTTCTCAACACCTTCCAGCCTTTTCCCGCCTTCGCTCCCTTGATCCGACCGCATGAGAGGTATTTTAAAAGGGTGGGCCTTGAGATCCGAAGATAATGGCATGCCTCCTCGGTCGTAAAGACATCGCCTTGGGGTGAGATCCCGTTCTTATGTTTTGCCATCGTTTTTCACCATTGGTACGGGTTTTGTTTCTATTTGACAGCATTTTTCATGCCAAAAACCTGTCAAGGCATAATGCTTTGATTTTTAAGATTTTTTATGACATGGACCCGGTCGGCCTCCATGGAAAGGTCTTACAGTTATCGTCACGGATGGTTTGTTTTCTTCCAAAACCACCCCTCATTGTCCCTTTGGGAGGAAATCGGTTAAAATGAGGGTCGAAAGGACCCCCCATGAACCGCCACTCCCTTAAAGCGAAAACGAAAAAGATCATCGAGTTGCTCTCCAGGGCCATTCCGGATTCGGCCATCGCCCTGAACTTCTCGTCACCCTTCGAGCTCCTCATCGCGACCATCTTATCGGCCCAGTGCACGGATGCCAAGGTGAACGAGGTGACGAAAGAACTTTTCAAAAAGTACCGCTCCCCGAAGGATTATGCAGAGGCCGACCTGAAAGAACTGGAGGAAGATATCCGTCCGACGGGGTTTTACCGGAACAAGGCCAGGGCGCTCCAGAGATGCTGCCAAGAACTGGTGAACCGGTTTGATGGGGAGGTTCCCAATTCCCTGGAGGCCCTGATCACCCTTCCCGGAGTGGGCCGCAAGACGGCCAACGTCATCCTCGGGAACGCCTTCGGAATCCCAGGGATCGCCGTGGATACCCATGTCCAGCGCGTCTCCCGCAGGATCGGCTTGACGAAACACGAAGACCCCATCAAGATCGAATTCGACTTGATGGCGGCGGTTCCCAAAGAAGATTGGACCCGCTTTTCGAACCTCCTGATCTGGCATGGCAGAAAAACCTGTGGGGCCAGAAAACCTCTCTGCGATCGATGCGTCATCGTGAAATGGTGTGATTACGGATCCAGATCGGCAAAGCAACGGAAGGGCAAACGCTCACCCCAACCTTGAGGATGAGGGACCGATCGCCTCGACCGGATCCCTCAAAAGGTTCAACCCGTGGATCATCCGAAGCCTTTGAACCACACGTCCGACACTCTCACGAGGGAGGTCCTCGAGAAAATCTCCTTGATGGAGGAGGTGATCAACTTTCCGGGCTCCCTTCTCCCCCCTCGAGATCATCGCTGGCAGAACCTTCCCATGGCCCCTTACTCCGATCTCTTGGGGGCCGTCACCTCCCTCACCGCACACGGCCGTAAAGCCATGATCGTGACCGGTTTTTATATCCCCGCAGGGGACCCTCCGGCGACCGAGACCGATGGGCCTCCGGGCGCTCTCATCCTGGCCGAGGGGTTGAGGGAGTTAGGAATGGAGGTCTCCCTTCTTTCGGACGAATATACCCTTCCCGCGCTCTCGGCGGGTTTGACCCTCCTTGGCCTCTCTAACGGTGAGATCCCCCTGGTCTGTTTTCCCATCGAACATTGCGAGGCTAAAGAGGATTCTTCCCTCTCCCGCCGTTTTGTCGAAGAACTCTTTCACGGTCCTTTGGCCGAGGATCTCTCCCATCTCATCTTCATCGAGCGAGTGGGGCCCAATCATACCCTCGAATCCTTCCTCGCCCAGAGACGCGAGGGGTCTCCTCCTTTGAAGGAATTCCAATCCATCCTGCCCCCCTCGCTCAGAAACCGGTGCTTCAACTCCCGTCTGGAAGATATTACCCGATTTACGGCGAAGACCCATCTTCTTCTCGAATTTCAAAAGAACCATCGGCTGCCCCTCGTGACGATCGGCATTGGCGACCGGGGCAATGAAATAGGCGCCGGCAAGATCCCCTGGGAAGTCTTCTACCACCACTCGACCACCTATCGGGAGCCCGTCTTCTGCAGCCGTATCGAGACCGACCACTTCATCTCTTGTGGGGTTTCGAATTGGGGAGGTTATGCCCTAATGGCCGGCGTCGCCCTCGCCCGGGGGAGGCTCGATCTTATCGAGAAGATCACGTCCGAGAAGGAAGGGGAGGTCTTGAGCCACCTGATCCACCACGGTCCGGCGGTCGATGGTCTCACCTGCCGGCAGGATCATTCCGTAGACGGGATCGAATTCAAGGACTATATGAAAGTGGTCGAGCGGCTGAAGGCGATCGCCCTCGAATGAAAATTCACAACCCCCTGTTCCCATCCGAAGCTTACTTATAGGATCGCGCCCTTGGCCGCCCGCCTCTGGAGGAAATAGATGAGGGCGAAACCGGTCAGGCCCACCGCATCCGTGATCAGGCCGGGTTTGACGAGGGCCACGGCCGACCCGAAAAGGATGATCCTCTCCCACCATTTCAAATCCGTAAGCAGAAACCCCTGCATGGAGGCCGCCAGGGCGTACATGCCGATGGAGGCAGAGATGAAGATCCATGCCGCCTCGAGAAAGGTCGTATTGATGAGGAGCATGGCCGGTGCGGTGATGAACATGTAGGGAAGCAAAAACGTCCTCATATCCAATTTGAAGGCATTGATGCCCGTCTTGAGGGGATCGGCCCCAGCCACGCCCGCTGCCGCATAGGCCGCCACGCAGACCGGCGGGGTACCGTCGGCGAGGATCCCGAAATAGAAGACGAAGAGGTGGATCGCAATAATAGGCACATCGGGGTTCATCGCCTTCAAAGCGGGGGCCATGATCGTGGCCATGATGACGTAGTTGGCCGTCGTGGGAACGCCCATTCCGAGGACGAGACAGGTGACCATCGTGAGGAAGAGCCCCACGTAGAGATTCCCGCCCGAGAGCCCCACGATGATGTTGGTCATATTGAGGCCGGCCCCGGTGAGGGTCACCACGCCGACCACGATGCCGGCACAGGCACAGGTGGCTCCGATGCCTGCCATCATCCGGGCGGCCCTGTACATGGCATCGGCCATGTTCACCCCAAAGAGGGCGAGGGGTCGCCAGGATTGTTCCCCTTTTTTGGAAGAATCCTTTTCGGCATGGCTCCCCCATCCAAAACTTCCCATAACCGCCTGGATGAGAAAGATGGAGATGGTCGTCACGATGCCAGCGGCCGCCGAGGTCAGCGGCGTGGCCTTTCGAACGATCAGATAATAGAAAAGGACGCCCACCGGGACTAAAAAGTGCAGCCCCCTCACGAAAATGGGGAAAAATTTTGGGAGCTCCTTTCGTGGAATGCCCTCCAGCCCGAACTTGACCGAGAGGAGATGGACCGCGCCCAGGAGCGCGAGCTGATCGATGACCGCAGGCAGGGCTGCGGCGATGACCACCTGGAGATAGGGGATCCCTAAGAACTCCGCCATGATGAAAGCGGCCGCACCCATCACCGGAGGCATCAACTGGCCATTTCCGCTCGCTGCCGTCTCGATCGCACCGGCGATCTCGGGTTTAAATCCGAGTCGCTTCATCAGCGGGATGGTCACGGAACCGGTCGTCACCACATTGGCGACCCCGCTTCCAGAAATCGTTCCCATGAAGGCGCTCGAAACCACCGCCACCTTGGCGGGCCCTCCCCGGGTGTGACCTACCAGGGAAAAGGCCAGTTTCATGAAGTAGTCCATGGCCCCAGTCTTTTCGAGGATGGCCCCGAAAAGGACGAAGGCGAAGACAAAGGTCGAGGAGACCCATAAGGGGACACCGAAAATCCCTTCCATCGTTAAATAGAGGTGGTCCACCACCCTTCGGAATCCATACCCCCTATGGGCCAGAAGGTCGGGTAGATAGGGGCCCAAAAAGGCATAGGCGATGAAGAGGGCTGAGATGAGGGGAAGGGGCAATCCGATCGCCCTCCTTGCCGCCTCGAGGACGAAGAGGATGGTGATCACCCCCATCACCACGTCCACGGAAGAAGGATTGCCGATCCGCTTCACCAGCTCCGAGTAGAAGAGGGTGACATAAAGGGCACCGAACCCTCCGATGGCGGCAAGGACGAGATCGTAGATCGGAATTTCCTTGGTCTTCGACCTCTTCGTCATCGGGAAGAATAGGAAGCAGAGGATCAGGGCAAAACAGAGGTGGATTGAACGCTGGATGGTCCCCGTCAGGGCACCAAAAATGGCCGTATAGAGTTGGAAACAGGACATCCCGATGGCAATGGCGCCTGACACATAAAACAGAGCCCCTTTGAGCCTCCGTGTCCCATAATCAGCCCCTTCAGCGATCTCCTTCGAGCGTTCTATCGAGACTTGATCCGCTACGGTCTTCTCGTCTTCCATCGTTGAATCAAGGCCTCCCAAATGAGGGGATAGGATCTCACCGAGACAGTGACCACCTCTCCCTCTCGGAAAGAGGAAAAATTCAATCGTCGATCTCTGAACTGGAAAACCTGTTGCGTCATCGGGGAGACGAAAAAGGAAAAGCGATCCATCTCCCCCCCATCGGTCTTTACGTAGAAGCTCCTTCCTTCCGCTTTCAATCCCCTTTCCAAAGAAGGAAGGCCAGGCCCAAAGGATTCGAACCGGGTTTCCGCCGGTTTTATCCTCTTGGCCGGGGTGATGAGGAAATAACCGGTGACCGGAGTTCGATCCACCGAATGGAGGTATGAAAATTGAAAGCCCTCTCCCGGGGAGACCCGCTCACCGAGAAGGACCCCTCCTCCCCCTGCCGACCTGACCTCCAGCCTATCGACAGGATAGAAGCTGACCGCCATAAAAAAAATGGAGAGGAGGGTTCCCCATTTCCACATGGGGTCAGCTCACCTCCCCTCCTCTCCCTCTTCTCCCATAGGTTTTCACCATCTCCTCCCTTTCTAAAAAGAAAAGAGGGTGAAAGCGCCAGGGGGTTAATTCTTCATCCCTTTCTCTTTGTAAAATTTCTCAGCCCCGGGATGGAGGGGAATGGGCATCCCGATCAGGGCCTTTTCCAACTTCACTTCCTTCCCCTTGGCATGGGCGGTCTCGATCGTTTTGAGGTTTTCGAACATCGCCTTCGTAATCCGGTAGACCGTATCCTCTGCCAGCTCGGCTTTTGCGGCAAGGATGGCCAGGACCGCAACCGTGGGAACGTCCTTATCCACTCCTTTGTAAATGCCCGCAGGGACTTTGTCCTTCGAGTAGAAGGGGTACTTTTTAATCAGGGCATCGGCCTGAGGGCCGTCGATCGGGACGATGACGGTCTCGACGGCAATGGCCGTATCCACAATGGCCGAAGCCCCGACCCCCACCGTGTAGAAGGCCGCATCGACTCGACCGTCTTTGAGATAGTCGGCCGATTCGGCTGCGGACAGTCTCTCCACCTTCGCCAGGTCCTCGAACTTCAAGCCGTAGGCCTCGAGGATCTGGATGGCATTCTGTTCGGTTCCGCTCCCCAAAGGACCGACGGCCACCCGTTTCCCCTTCAGGTCTCGGACCGAGGCGATCTTGGCGTCTTTGCGGGCATGGATCTGGCAGTGCTCGGGGTAGAGCGCCGCAACACCCCGAATATTGGGCACGGGCTTGTCGAACATCGGTTTTGCCCCTTGGAAGGCATAATAGGCAATATCGTTCTGGAGGATGGCCAGATCGGCATCGCCGGAGGCGATCAATTTGGCGTTGGCCACCGAGGCCCCGGAGGACTCGACCGTGATCTTGATATCGGGAAGTTTTTCATGGGCGATCCTCGAAATCGCTCCAGCCAGGGGGAAGTAGACCCCGACCACCCAGCCCGATGCAATCGAAACGTACTTCCTCTGGGCATGGGCCGAAGGAATCACCGCCGACAGAGAAACCACAAGACCTACGATGAGGGCCATTAAAAAAAACCTCTTTTTCATTGCGTCTCCTCCTTTTAAAATGGTTTCTTACGTGTTCTGCCTGAAGCCTTCGTCTCCCTCTTTCACCCCCCTTCTGGCCGTTTTAATCCATCCCTTATTTATAAGAATTTCATCCCCATGTCAAATGGTTTCATAGAGCCCCCTTTTTGATTTTCAATCCTAAAAAAATATGCTATGAAATGAAAAAAGGAGGGCCCCAAATGGATTTCGTGGAACGTTACCAACACAAAACGCCCCTCTCTAAAAAACTTTTCGAGAGATCCAGAGAGGTCCAACCCGGAGGGGTCTCTCACAACATCCATTACTTCACTCCCCATCCCTTCTTTCTCAAGGGGGCCAAAGGTTCCAAAATATGGGACGTGGACGGGAACGAATATATCGACCTCTGGATGGGACACTACACCCATATCCTCGGCCATCATCCCCCGATCGTCCTCCAAGCCATCCAAGAACAGTTGAATAAAGGAATCCACTGGGGGATCGTCTTCGAGGGGCAGATCGAATGGGCCGAGCTCATTCGTGAATTGGTCCCCTGCGCAGAGAGGGTTCGGTTCTGTTGTTCCGGGACCGAGGCGACGATGTATGCGGTTCGTCTCGCCCGGGCCTTCACCAGGAAAAAGACGATCTTGAAGATCGCGGGAGGTTGGCACGGGGCCAATTCAGATCTCCTGGTAGGCGTGAAGTCCCCTTACGAACAATCCGAAACCCTTGGCCTTTTGCCCGAATTGAGCCACTACACGAAAACGATCCCCTTCAACGACATCCCCGGCGCTTTAGAGATCATCGATCAGCATCGGAGGGATTTAGCCGGTATCATCCTGGAACCCGTGGTCGGAGAGGGAGGGTTTGCCCCGGCGTCAGAAGGATATCTGAAATTCCTCCGGCAGGAGACCGAACGCCTCGGAGCCCTACTGATCTTTGACGAGGTGATCTCGGGTTTCCGGGTTGCCCTCGGAGGGGCCCAGGAACGATTCGGGATCGTTCCGGATCTGGCCACCTTGGGGAAAATCATGGGAGGGGGGTTCCCGGTCGGGGCGCTGGTCGGCAGAAGGGAGATCCTCGAAACCACCTCGCCGGAACGGAAGGTCAAGAAATCGGAAAGGACCCTGATCGGCGGCGGGACCTTCTCCGCCCACCCTTTCACCGTCTCTGCCGGCCTGGCGGTCCTCAGCTACCTAAAGCGGTTTAAAGACGAGGTCTATCCCGCCCTGGAAAAGAAGGGAACGATGCTCCGAAAGGGGCTCGAGGAGCTCTTCCACCAAGAGGGGATTCAAGCCTTGGTGACCGGAGTGGGGTCCCTCTTTCAAGTCCATTTCCCGTTTGAACCGGGTGAGATCCCACCCGCACCCCACGCGATCAATCAACGGACCGATATCGAGAAGAGGGAGGGGGAGTTTCGAATCCGGATGCTCAACCACGGCGTCCATGTCATGCACGGGGGTGGAAGCCTCTCCATGGCTCACAGTGACGAGGATCTCCAAAAGATCCTTGAGGCCGCAAGAGTAGTGGCCAGGGAGATGGCCGATTCCCTCCGTTCGGGGGGATGAGTCCGAAGCCCTACAGATCCCTGCTCCAAAAGTCTTCTTTCCCTTGGGGGAAGAAAGGAGGAAGCGATGAGGTCGATGAAAATGGTATTTCTGTGGGCAGCATTATGCAGCCTAACCCTGGGAGGTGTGGCCATGGCGAAGGAAGGAGTGAAGATCGGGATCATTGTGGTGGATCTCCAGGGAGATTTCACCAAATTCAGAAAGGGTTCCCTCGCGGTGGAAGGAACAGACGAGGCTTATATTAAAACCGTGGAGGAAGGAACAAAAAAACTGAAGGCCGCCGGCTTTCCCATCTACGCCACCCAGGACTGGCATCCAAAGAATCACGCCTCCTTCTATACCAACCACCCCGGCAAGAAGGCCTTCGATGTGATCAAGCTTCACGGAAAGGATCAGGTCTTGTGGCCTCCCCATTGCGTCCAGAACACGCCGGGGGCCGAGATCCTCTTGGACAAGAAGCTATTCAAGGCCATCGTCAAAAAGGGCATGGACCCCCAATATGACAGTTACTCGGGCTTCCAGGATGATGGGGGAAAGAAGACGGAGCTGGATCAAATCTTGAAGAAAGATAAGATCAAAAAGGTCGTGGTCTACGGTATCGCCACCGATTATTGTGTCAGGGCAACGGTTCTCGATGCTGTGGCCGCAGGATATCAGGTCGTCATGATTAAAAATCTTTCGAGGGGGGTCGCTCCGGATACTTCACAAAAAGCCATCGACGAAATGAAAGCCAAAGGGGTGGTCATCCTCGACGATCTCGATTTGGAGAAGATCAAAGCCGATTGATGTGAAATCTATCCCGACAGATATGGGGACGATTGTGCTTCCCGGTCCCCATATCTGCGTTAGGCGGGCCTTCGGAACAAACAGGCCTCCTTGAGAATCGAATTCAGCCAGACCTCCATACTTCCTCTTCCTCAACCGAGCGAGAAAAGGGGCGAAGTCAAAATATTCCCTTCAGACCTAATTCTCAAATTCCAACCTTTCCGTTGTCCCTTTCTCGTATCATCATAAACCCTCGGTAACAATTTTATATTGGAGGCTCAGCGATAAGAACTTATCGCGTAAATTGACCACGCTGA of the Thermodesulfobacteriota bacterium genome contains:
- a CDS encoding TAXI family TRAP transporter solute-binding subunit, producing the protein MKKRFFLMALIVGLVVSLSAVIPSAHAQRKYVSIASGWVVGVYFPLAGAISRIAHEKLPDIKITVESSGASVANAKLIASGDADLAILQNDIAYYAFQGAKPMFDKPVPNIRGVAALYPEHCQIHARKDAKIASVRDLKGKRVAVGPLGSGTEQNAIQILEAYGLKFEDLAKVERLSAAESADYLKDGRVDAAFYTVGVGASAIVDTAIAVETVIVPIDGPQADALIKKYPFYSKDKVPAGIYKGVDKDVPTVAVLAILAAKAELAEDTVYRITKAMFENLKTIETAHAKGKEVKLEKALIGMPIPLHPGAEKFYKEKGMKN
- a CDS encoding aspartate aminotransferase family protein; this encodes MDFVERYQHKTPLSKKLFERSREVQPGGVSHNIHYFTPHPFFLKGAKGSKIWDVDGNEYIDLWMGHYTHILGHHPPIVLQAIQEQLNKGIHWGIVFEGQIEWAELIRELVPCAERVRFCCSGTEATMYAVRLARAFTRKKTILKIAGGWHGANSDLLVGVKSPYEQSETLGLLPELSHYTKTIPFNDIPGALEIIDQHRRDLAGIILEPVVGEGGFAPASEGYLKFLRQETERLGALLIFDEVISGFRVALGGAQERFGIVPDLATLGKIMGGGFPVGALVGRREILETTSPERKVKKSERTLIGGGTFSAHPFTVSAGLAVLSYLKRFKDEVYPALEKKGTMLRKGLEELFHQEGIQALVTGVGSLFQVHFPFEPGEIPPAPHAINQRTDIEKREGEFRIRMLNHGVHVMHGGGSLSMAHSDEDLQKILEAARVVAREMADSLRSGG
- the pncA gene encoding bifunctional nicotinamidase/pyrazinamidase, translated to MAKEGVKIGIIVVDLQGDFTKFRKGSLAVEGTDEAYIKTVEEGTKKLKAAGFPIYATQDWHPKNHASFYTNHPGKKAFDVIKLHGKDQVLWPPHCVQNTPGAEILLDKKLFKAIVKKGMDPQYDSYSGFQDDGGKKTELDQILKKDKIKKVVVYGIATDYCVRATVLDAVAAGYQVVMIKNLSRGVAPDTSQKAIDEMKAKGVVILDDLDLEKIKAD